The sequence TGACCAATATAGCGTTCAGTGTATTAAAGAGGAAATGCGGGTCTACCTGACTTTCCAGATAGTTCAATTCGGCTCTTACCCGCTCAAGCTCAAGATCCTTTTTCTGGATTTCCAGCTTATATACATCATTGATCAAATTGCGGATTTTCCCCGTCATCAGATTGAAGCTTCGGATCAAACCGCCGATCTCGTCCTTCCCCTCATACATATCAATGTTCTCAAACTGCTCGTATTTGACCAGCTTCATATGTTTGTAGAGCAGCCTTACCCTCAGATTATAAGATTGCAAAATAACAATCATTAGTAGGGTAGGAATAATTATCGTCAGCACAGCAAAAATCAGTGAAATCCGAAGCGCATGGCTCATCTCATGATTGACCACTCTGCCTTCCGGAGTTCCGATCAGCTTCCAGCCATTCGTATATCCTGCACTGCCCAAAGTACGAATAATCTGTTTGGACGACTGGCTGTCTTCCGTGTCTACATTCAACAAGGCGTTTGTATCGAGTGAGTAGTAGGAATGATCCGATTCCAGCACAACACGGTTCTGCTCATCCAGAAGCTTGAACTGTAAATAGTCGCGTTCTTTCTGGAACAGTTCCTGCACATTGTTCAACCGCAGATCAATTCGTAGATATTTATGGTAGGGCTGTCCCGTAGCGTTATCCAATTTGCGGATCAGGCTGACAAACACTTCCTGCTGAGGCGGATTGAGTGGGTTCGTACCCTGATACGCGGTTAACAGTACCTTGTCTGCGCCACCAGTAATTTTGCGATACCATTCACTCTCCTTGTCACTGTCGGACAAAACAAAGTAACTGTTGCCATTCTGGATAGTCGGATTCGTAGTATACACGCCCATCCAGTAAATATAGGAATGTAGATTGCTGTATTGCCGCAACTTATCCCTCAGAATATTATTGTAGGCTTCATAATAAGCCTCATTATCCGGATAAGTATAATCCATTATTTCATTGAAGGGACGGTCCGCGGCAACCGTATTGCTTATCGCCACACATTCATTCACGATTTGCATGAAATCATAGACCACCCGGTCTACAGAAATCTCAAGATTCTCTCTTTCACGGGCATCCACATTGCGGCTGATCTGAACATAAAAGAGGGCGTTAATGCTGAGTATCGGAACAAGAACACATAGCAAATAAATAAACAGAAATTTGTATTTGAGCGGGATATCATTGACGAAGGCTGATGGTTTCCTTTTGCCTTTCATGCTGCTCACCTCCCCCTTGAATTAGCCCTTCTTGTACACCGAAGGCGAGACGCCATTCAGCGCTTTAAACTTGGCCGCGAACAAATCTGCATCCGAGTATCCCACACGTTCCGAGATATCCGAAATGCACATATTCGTCTGGCGCAGCAGTTTCTTGGCTTTTTCAATTCGGAATTCATGAAGAAATTCGTTAAAAGAAATGCCGTAACGTTTCTTGATTCGTTGTCCCAGATAAGCAGAATTCACATGCAAATGCTTCGCGATGTCCTGCAGCTTCAGCTTCTCCTGATAATGCGCCCGGACATAATCAATCGCCGCCGTAACGAGCAGGTCCTCTTGATTGTTGTCCGCTGAGGCGAACCATTCAGCCACTTCGTTCAGATCCTCCGCCGTCTGCCGTTCAAACAGCGGCAAGCAGCAAGCAGTTACCCGAGGGGGAAACCATTTATCCGCCCATACTGCGGATTCTCCTCCTCTGGCGTCGATTTCGCGTAGCAATTCAACTTTGATGTTGCTCAGGAAAGCATCGATCCATGCACTTGAAGTACTATTCGCCGAGAAAATTTTAAATATATCGCTCAGTTGGGAGCTTGATGGGTCAAGCTGCCCTTCGGTAACCGATTGGAGCAGCGATCTCTTCAGCCCTGCAGCAAGCAGCGCCATTCCATCCTTGTCTTGCTGCTGGAAGAAACTAATCCCGCGGGTATTCAAATCCGACCGGCATAGTTCAGCGGCAAGCGCTTCGTGATAGGCAGCATTCAGAAATGAAGTTCCCTGATGCTCAAGGCTTGCCGAGAAAAGAACTAGACCGTTATATTGAGTCCGCATTTCATTTATCCAGCTTGCCAGCATCACCGGTTCAAGCTCTGGGCCTTCTGGCGGGGAAACCAGTAAATAGCCATGCTTATGGCTTCCGGCCATAAAAGGATACGCGGTTATATTGCGGAACGCTTCCTTGACGTTCATGGAATAGACTTGACTTCGCAAATGTAAGCTGTCGGGCGAATCGCCCTGAACCAATACACAGCATATCCGGGAGCCGGGGTGTATATCCAGCGCCTTAAGTGCCTCTTTCACTTCCTCTGAAGTATTCTCACGCATGAGAAGACGGGATACGGCTTCTGCCTGTATGAAGGCGGAAACCAATTCCTGCCGTGAAGCATGCTTGCGCTCAGCGCGTATTTGTTCGGCTACAGTTAGCAGAGCCTCTGTTAATTCTCTTTCATCCAAGGGTTTGGTCAAATAATTGGACACACCGTATCTAAGGGCTTCCTTGGCATACTCAAAGTCTGCATAACCACTAAAAATGATAAATTTTGGTTGGAAATCGCTTTCAGCAAATTTCTTAATGAGTTCAAGGCCATCGATCACTGGCATACGTACATCAGTTATAACCAAATCAGGCCTTGTGCTATGAATAAGCTGCAGCGCATCTTCACCATCCATTGCCTCGCCGCACACTTCAAAGTCCAGCTCCTCCCATTCCACCAGGATTCGAAGTCCTTCAAGCATCAGCGGCTCATCGTCGGCAAACAGTACCTTAAGCATCGGCATCACCATCTTTATTTCTAAATTTTGAATTCGGAAAGCTAAGCCTTGTTGAACAGGAGAAACCGCTTCGGTCGCTGCCGAAACGGTTTTCATTAACATACAATCATTTAGATATTATAAATTCAGTTATTCTTTAACACTACCCAAGTTTAATCCTACCACGAAGTACTTCTGCAAGAAAGGATATACGAACAAAATCGGCACTGCGGTAACGATAGTGATGGCTGCACGGATGGAAGCCGGTGTCACCAGGGCCTGAATCTGATTGTGCTGATTGCCTGCCAGCGAAGATGGATCGTTGTTCGTGCTCATGGTGGAACCGAGCAGCTTCATCATTTCATATTGCAGTGTGCTGAGCTTGATATCCGAGGAGGCATACAGGAATGTATCGAACCAAGAGTTCCATGCGCCTACGGCGATGAACAAAGCAACGGTTGCCAGCACGGGTGTACACAGCGGAAAGATGATTTTCCAGAAGATTCTGAATTCTCCTGCCCCGTCGATCTTTGCTGACTCCGTAAGACTGCCTGGAAGGGACCGGATATACGTCCGCATGATAATCAGGTTGAACGCGCTGACCATGCTTGGAAGTATATAGACCATAAAGCTATGAAGCAGACCTAACTCTTTAATAAGGAAGTAATTCGGAATCAGTCCGGCATTGAAATACATGGTCAGGATGAACAACATGCCAATTTTTTTACGGAAAATATATTGCTGCTGCGCCATTGTATATGCCAGCATGGTGGTCAGGAAAACGCCTAATACCGTCGAGATCACCGTGCGGGCCACAGAGATAAAAGCGGCATGGTAGATCGTCCCTGTAATAAAGACGGCTCTGTAGTTCTCCATAGTCCAGGCACGGGGCCAGAAATAAATTCCACCGGCAAGTGTGTCACTGCCATCATTTAAAGAAACAGCCAGCGTGTGGAGGAATGGATAGAGCGTGATGGCAACCACAAAGAGCATAAATATCGTGTTGATCGTATGAAATACAATCGGCTCAATGCGGCCTGAACTTTTCGTCACAGATTTCATATGGGTTTCCTCCTCTATACTAATCGCTCTTCGCCGAGGCGTTTTGCGATATAATTTGCGATGAATACGAGAATGACACTGACGATGGTTTTGAAGATCCCTGCCGCCGTAGCCAGAGAATAATTCCCCATAGAAATACCATACTTCACTACAAAGATATCAATGGTTTGCGACCAGTCCACAGTAAGCCCGTTACCAAGCAAATATTGAAGTTCAAAGCCGGCATCCAGAATATGTCCGATGTTCATAATCAACAAAATAACGAATGTGGCTTTAATCCCCGGAAGAGTGACATAGCGCATCTTCTGAAGACGCTTGGCGCCGTCAATGGACGCTGCCTCATACAGAGAAGGATCGATCGAGGTAATGGCTGCCAGATAAATGATGGTGCCCCAGCCCACCTCTTTCCACACGTTCGAAGCCCCGATAATGCCCCAGAAATATTTCCCTTCACTGAGCCACATAATCGGTTCTTTAATAAAGTGAAGCTTCATTAAGATGATATTGACAATTCCGTCATCAATCGACAGCGAAGTGGCAACGATGCCCGCTGCGATAACCCAGGACAAGAAGTGCGGCAAATACGAAATAGACTGAACGATACGCTTGAAAAACTTGATTTTGATCTCATTTAGCAGCAAAGCCAAGCCGATAGCCGTAGTAGTACCAAGTACAAGGTTTATGAAACTCATGGCAATCGTATTGCGCAGTACCATTAAAAAGGTATCATCCTCAAACAGAAATTTGAACTGCTGCAAGCCTACCCACTCTTGCTTGCCGAAGGGGAGCGCCGGGCGGTAGTTCTGAAAGGCCATTACCCAGCCCCAAATGGGAGCATAGTTAAAGATAATTAAATAAATGGCAATCGGTACGGACATGAAAATAAGCTGCTTCTGCATTTTCAGCGTCTTCCAGCTAAGACTCACACCGATTTCCGGATCGACTCTGCGTTTTCTGGTCTTCTGTATTTTGACCGGTTTGTCCAGTACGGTATCAGACATGTAGTGTTCCCCTCCTGTAAGATCATTCTCTCCATACTATCCGGATTAATGAAGAGCGGGAAATACGATTTCCCGCTCTATCCTTTGTCTTGAAATCGACTACTTCACACTCCAGTTTTTGATGCGCAACTGGATTCCTTCATTTATCCGGTCTTCATAAGCCTTGATGTCCAGCTTATGAATGTGGTCGACATAATCTTGCCAGACCCCATCAAATTCAGCCGGACTGGCCATAATGGCCTTCGGCAAATATTTGACTTCAAGGTCATTCAGCTTGGACTGCGCAAGCTTGGCTGCCGAACCGTCCTTAAGAACGATGGAGTAAGCAGGGAAGTAGATATTATTTTCTTTCGGTTCCTTGAAGAATTCGGACCATGTTTTCTTGTTATACGCTTTCAGGATTTTCTGATCAGAAGGTTTCAGACTGTCGAAGAATTCCTGCGGTTGAGTTCCGGCATCCGCTGCATTCCCGTCGCTGTAGGTACCTTGAATTTTCGGCATATAACCAAACATAGTCGTGATTTTGTTAGCCAACTGCCAGCTTGTTTGATCTGCGTTCGTCCGCTCTTCCGGCGTCCGGTAGAACGTGCCGTCTTCCTTCACTTCATAGTCTTCGCCTTTGGTTCCCCATTGGAGAGTTTTCTGCCAATCTTCTGTAATCATCTGATCCAAGAATTTGATAATCCGGACAGGGTCCTTGGCATTGATCGAAATACCTAATCCGCGGTTGGTGCCGACCGCTCCGCGGTCACGATACCATTCCTCCGCGCCCGGATAGAGCAGAGGGAAGCCGATATACGTATTTTCTCTTTTGCCTTGAGAGATCAAAGAGGTTTCTCCATCTTGGAAGTTCCAGTGCTGGTCAAACATACCGATGACCTTGCCGCTTGCGATTTTGGCCAGGTACTGGTCATAGTTCTGTACGAAAGCTTCTTTATCCATCAAACCTTGAGCGTTAATTACATTAAGCTTCTTATAATAGGTCTTGGAAATGTCCTTATCGGCAAAAATCTGCGCTTTGTTGTTGTCTACAACAACGCCCCCGTCATTCGGATGGCCCGCCAAGTGCTCAGGAGCGTTCTGAAGCGGGAATACACGCCAGTCGAAGTTGAGCGATTCAAATCCGATCATATCCGGGTGCTTCTCTTTATATTTGGCAATGATATCGAAATACTCATCAAGAGTCTTCGGTGTCGGATATCCCATTTCCTCAAGCACAGACTTTTGAAGCCAGAAGCCTGGTCCCTGGTAAGTCGGTTCGGTAATTTTACCTTGATATACACCATAGCTTGGCAAAACGTAGATATGTCCGTCGGTCTCATCCTTGATCTGATTCCAGACCCCGGCATAATGCTTCTTCAGGTTGGGAGCGTACTTCTCAATCAAATCTTCAAGCGGAATGTACGCCTTGGCATTGAGTAATTTGTCATCGCCCGACATAATGTCCGGGTAGTCTCCTCCGGCAATCATAACCCCCAGCTTCTGCTGCAGGTCGCCCACCAGAAGCTCCGTATTGAAGCTGACGCCGGTTTTTTCTTTAATCAGTTTGAGAATCTTGTTGTCCTCCGTAGGCGTCTGCCCGGGACTAGCCAAAAATACCGAGAATGTTGCCGGAGCATTGTCGTCTCCATTTGCGACTGGACTAGCCGTTGCCCCATTAGCTGAATTGCCGTTTGAATTGTTCGAGCTGCAGCCTGACAGAGCCAGTGCAACCGTGAATACACCGACCGCCAGCGCTCTGGCGGAACGTTTTACCTTTTTATGCATTTTGTTATGCCTCCCCTTTTTTGGCCTAATCACTTCGTATGTTCAATCACCTAGTGACAATTTAATTATATCTTTCAAGAATACGCTTACAATTCATAAATTATAGGTCTTCCCCCCTAAAAATACGATAATATGAAAACGCTTGCTATTGATATGACCCATGGACTTACTTACGTTCAAGGCTTATCCATACCAGATTCCAGAAAATGAGTTTCTGAGGGGGAGTCTAAACGCAATGCAGGACAATTTCAAGAAACATGGATTGTACAGCGGAATAGGGCTGGCGTCAATACGCCACCCCCTGCCAATACAAACTTATAGAACTGACAAATTGGACACCTTCCTGTTCATTCTTTAACGGGTGAACGTATAGGAGCTTCCGGCTTCTCCGTTGAACGAAACGGAATCAAGACCAGGACCTCCCAGCCGGCATGGACCGGAAACCGCGCAATTCACAACCGCTTCAGTAATTAGTCCCTCCGCCCACGCGAAATCGAGGGTATATCCTCCCCTCGCCCGCAGGCCCTTGACGCTGCCCGCGCTCCAGCTTTGCGGTAGCGCGGGCAGCAGCTTGATTCCCTCGGCATGGCTCTGGATCAGCATCTCGGCAATCCCCGCCGCTCCTCCAAAATTGCCGTCAATCTGGAACGGCGGGTGGTTGTCAAACAGGTTGGGCAGCGTGGAATGCTCCAGCAAAGCGCGGACATTCGCATAGGCCTTGCCCTCATCCTGTAATCTGGCCCAGAAATTGATGATCCAGGCCCGGCTCCAGCCGGTGTGGCCTCCGCCGCTGACCAGCCTGCGTTCCAGCGTCGTCCGGGCGGCTTCAGCCAGTTCCGGCGTATGCTCCACGGTGAAGGAGTCGCCGGGGTACAGCGCAAACAGATGGGAGATGTGACGATGCCCCGGCTCCACCTCTTCATAATCCTCCATCCATTCTTGAATCTGGCCGTATTTCCCGATTTTCGGCCTTGGAAGCCTTGCCAGAGCAGCTACGAGCTCTTCACGGAACGCCTCGTCCCTGCCGATAATCTCCGCACTGCGGATACATGCCCTGAAGAGCGCTTCAATAATCTGAAAATCCATTGAAGCCCCGGCGCAGAGCACACCCGATTCGCCGCCCGGCAGCTTATAGGTGTTCTCAGGGGAGACGGATGGGCAGGTAATCAGCCGGCCTTCTTCGTCTTCCACCAAATAATCTAATAGGAACTGAGCCGCCTCTTTCATCGTCTCATATGCCTGCGCCAGAAAATAGCGATCCTGGCTGAACCGATAATGTTCCCATAGATGCAGGCATAGCCAGGCGGCACCTAGCGGCCAGAAAGAAGCAGGCAAGTAGGTATCCTGCGGAGCCGTGTCTGCCCAGATATCCGTATTGTGGTGCGCTGTAAACCCTCCGCAGCCGTACATAACCCTGGCTGTGACCCGCCCCGGCTCCCGCATCCGCTCGATCAAATGAAACAGCGGCTCATGGCATTCGGCCAGATTGCAGATTTCGGCTGGCCAGTAGTTCATTTGCGCATTGATGTTAATCGTGAATTTGCTGTCCCATGCAGGAGTGAAGCTGTCATTCCAGATGCCCTGCAGATTCGCAGGCAAGGAGCCTGGGCGGCTGGAAGATATGAGCAAATAGCGGCCATACTGAAAATAGGTCGCTATCATACCATTGTCCTCCTCCCCCTTCTGAATCCGCTTCAGTCGCTCGTCGGTCGGCAATTCGCTCTGATGCAGGTTCTCCGGCAGTGTCAGCGCAACCCGCCCATACAGTCCGCGGTAATCCGTGATATGCCGGGCCAGCAGCTCTTCATAGGAAACACAGGATAGTTCTTCTAGCCGTCTTTTGGCGTGAAGCTCCGGATCGGGATTGCGGAACGTAGTTCCCGCAGCAAGCAGCAGCGTAACCGAGCTTGCTCTATCCACAAGCAAATACTCGCCGACGGTCTGACATTTGCCGTCTTCCGTGACCGCCCTCAAGACAGCAGCAAAGGAGCTACCCCCATGGCCGCCGCAATCGCCGCTCATCGCCAGCCCGTTGTTCTGCCACTTTTCAGTTTTCTCCAGATATCTCCAACTGTGACGGTTAAACCGCGCTTTCAGGGAAACCCCGTTCTTATGATCGGAGGAAATCCGGATGACAATCGCCTGATCCGGGAAACTTGCCAGCAGCTCACGGGTATATCGGACCTCACCGATCCGGTACTTGATCCGGGATACACCGCTCTCCAAATCAAGCTCTCTTCTGTAGTCTTCGGCAGGCTGGCCGTGACCTCCAAAGGACAACAGCAGTTCTCCCAGTGGCAAATAATGCCGCTGCGCTTCAGGAGTTCCCGCCATCGACATCGCTGCCAGCTCCTCCGCTTCCCGCAACTTCCCTTCCAGAATCAGACTGCGGAGCTTAGGCAAGTGAGGCAGGGCATCTTCGTTGTTGCGGTCGCGCGGGCCGCCGTACCATACTGAATCCTCATTGAGCTGCAGCTTCTCTTCGGCTGTACCGCCAAAAATCATGGCACCGAGCCGCCCATTCCCAATCGGCAACGCCTCATTCCATTCCCGCGCCGGTTGGCTGTACCACAACTGCTGCTTGTGTTCCACGCTTGTCATGACTGCTTCGCTCCTCGGCCATTAAATTTTCCAGGAATTCAAGTCCTCTTCTCTGACAGCTACTGGATCGTCCTGATAAGAAACGACGCACCTGAGTATATCCGAGCGCTGCTTTCTTTTATACAACGCTATCAAATTTTGCTCCCGGTCATTCCAAAGTAAAAGAGGCCAAACTGGCACCGCCAGTGCCGGTATACGTAAAATAAAGTGCTTGTACACCATCCGGAATAACCAGTGCAGTGGAGTATTCCTCCCAGACATTCGCGAAGTTTACCGGTATCCGTCCGAGAGCCGGTCCATCCCACGACGTTTTCACTTCAAAGATGCCCTGGCAATATCCGCGCACCTTGATCTTGACTTTCTTGACTCCCTCGCAAGTAAAATATTTAAACCCGGCGGTAGCCGAATCCGTCATATTGGCAATATAGCCAATTTCCTCTTCGCCATCCATGCCGTCCTGAGTAATCTTTGGAAACCGGCTGTCCATCCATGCTCCGATACGACCGAAGCCTCCGGTGTACATCTCCTGATCTTTGCAGAACAAATGACAGGCCAGGTATGCCGGATATTCTCCCCGGCCTTCAAGCGGCCCTCCGTTTGGACCGCAGGAAGTCATCTCCACCTGGGGGATCGTGCCATCCCCGCGGAATTCAATCCTCTCGATGCAGCCCTGCCGGGAGAATGCCATCCCATTGGTATGCCGGTGATAGAAAATGTACCATTCCCCGTTGATTTCAACAATGCTGCCATGGTTATTGCCGCCATAATACATCGGCTGTCCCGCCGGCTTGTACGAATCGATATGAAGATCACAATTGCTAACAATGACTCCCTGGTACTTGAAGTCTTTGGTCGGATGCTTACTGGTCGCATAGCACAGCTCATGCATGGAGATCGAGGAATAGATAAGGTAGTAGATATCTCCCCTTTTGCGGATGGAAGGTGCTTCAAAGAACTCGTAATCTTCGAATCCGCTCCCCTTGCTGTATGACTGGCTCGGCGCAACAAATACAGGCTCTTCGACAATCGTGAGCATATCCGGGCCAAGCACCATTGCCATTGCGCCGTGTCTGGATGGGTCTCCATATGCGCAGAATCCGGTGTAGAGGTAGGTATTCTCACCTTCGGTCAGCACGCCCGGATCAAACTGCGGCTCGTCGCCTTTCCGCTCTCCCAGGCGCGTTCCATCGGCATATCTCACATAGCCGTAGAATTCATATTTACCGCCTGGAGTATCGCAGACAGCCACCGAAACAACGGGAACCTTGTCCAGTACATAGTAGAGATAGTACCGCCCATCCGGTCCCACAGTGACATCAGGAGCATACAGGCACATGCTTCCTTCAAGATTAAGCGGATCATCTGTAGTCCGGTAGATTACACCCTCATACCGCCAGTCGGCCAGATTCTCCTCCGGCGCAGACCAGCAGACATAGTCATTTAAGCAAAAGGCGTGTCCGTTAAAACGGTCATGCGATCCATACACATACACTCTGCCTTCGAATACATATGGTTCACCGTCAGGTACATATTCCCAAGACGGGAGATACGGATTTAATCCTTGTTTTTTTGTCATTGCAATTTCATCCTTCTCATTTATAAATTTTGTCTTTTTTATGGTTCTTGCTGTAGGACTTTGGTTTCACGGTTTGCCCCTTACAGTATAGTGAAGCGGTTTGAACGAAGTCCATGACATATAAACACCTAACATTGATCTATTCTGATATTCCGGGAAATCTTGTGGGAATCATTTTTATGGGCGGAGTACATGTACTAATCACCAATGATTTTCAAGGAAAATGCTTTAATTTCTATACCTCCGCATATGTTATGCTTTGAAAAAAACATATCCAATGGAGGATTGTTATGAGAAACCTGTTCAGAGAGAACGGAGTGTCGGAAGAGGCGATCCGGGAGAAGCTTGACGACACATGGAACGAATTGTTCAACGGAGCACCTGATGTCCGGATCTACCATCCCATGGATGACGATAAGGGATATATCGTGGATACCGGCAATACAGATGTGCGTACAGAGGGAATGTCCTATGGAATGATGATGGCTGTTCAGATGGATAAGAAGGAAGAGTTCGACCGGCTGTGGAAGTTCGCCAAGGTATATATGCAGCATACAGAGGGCCGTTACAAGGATTATTTTGCCTGGCACTGTAAAATGGATGGAACTCCGCTGTCGCCCGGTCCGGCGCCGGACGGGGAAGAATTCTTTGCAATGGCCCTGTTTTTCGCCTCAACTCGCTGGGGTGACAGCGCCGAACCGTTCAACTATTCCGA comes from Paenibacillus sp. 19GGS1-52 and encodes:
- a CDS encoding histidine kinase codes for the protein MKGKRKPSAFVNDIPLKYKFLFIYLLCVLVPILSINALFYVQISRNVDARERENLEISVDRVVYDFMQIVNECVAISNTVAADRPFNEIMDYTYPDNEAYYEAYNNILRDKLRQYSNLHSYIYWMGVYTTNPTIQNGNSYFVLSDSDKESEWYRKITGGADKVLLTAYQGTNPLNPPQQEVFVSLIRKLDNATGQPYHKYLRIDLRLNNVQELFQKERDYLQFKLLDEQNRVVLESDHSYYSLDTNALLNVDTEDSQSSKQIIRTLGSAGYTNGWKLIGTPEGRVVNHEMSHALRISLIFAVLTIIIPTLLMIVILQSYNLRVRLLYKHMKLVKYEQFENIDMYEGKDEIGGLIRSFNLMTGKIRNLINDVYKLEIQKKDLELERVRAELNYLESQVDPHFLFNTLNAILVICKKYKYEEVTDVIRNLALILRRLLSWKDDLITVEEEISFIEMYLQIEKFRFQSRFTYDIDIDPAVLKCRIPKMSVQVLVENSCKHGLQWVKGARRIHVSASMNDVSLIIVVTDNGKGIDKEKLKWIESHLKSEQESDSNIGLRNVYRRLMMYYDSRARFTIESTEYEQTAVTIQIPIDLAVDPKLEESHV
- a CDS encoding response regulator transcription factor, which produces MLKVLFADDEPLMLEGLRILVEWEELDFEVCGEAMDGEDALQLIHSTRPDLVITDVRMPVIDGLELIKKFAESDFQPKFIIFSGYADFEYAKEALRYGVSNYLTKPLDERELTEALLTVAEQIRAERKHASRQELVSAFIQAEAVSRLLMRENTSEEVKEALKALDIHPGSRICCVLVQGDSPDSLHLRSQVYSMNVKEAFRNITAYPFMAGSHKHGYLLVSPPEGPELEPVMLASWINEMRTQYNGLVLFSASLEHQGTSFLNAAYHEALAAELCRSDLNTRGISFFQQQDKDGMALLAAGLKRSLLQSVTEGQLDPSSSQLSDIFKIFSANSTSSAWIDAFLSNIKVELLREIDARGGESAVWADKWFPPRVTACCLPLFERQTAEDLNEVAEWFASADNNQEDLLVTAAIDYVRAHYQEKLKLQDIAKHLHVNSAYLGQRIKKRYGISFNEFLHEFRIEKAKKLLRQTNMCISDISERVGYSDADLFAAKFKALNGVSPSVYKKG
- a CDS encoding carbohydrate ABC transporter permease, which produces MKSVTKSSGRIEPIVFHTINTIFMLFVVAITLYPFLHTLAVSLNDGSDTLAGGIYFWPRAWTMENYRAVFITGTIYHAAFISVARTVISTVLGVFLTTMLAYTMAQQQYIFRKKIGMLFILTMYFNAGLIPNYFLIKELGLLHSFMVYILPSMVSAFNLIIMRTYIRSLPGSLTESAKIDGAGEFRIFWKIIFPLCTPVLATVALFIAVGAWNSWFDTFLYASSDIKLSTLQYEMMKLLGSTMSTNNDPSSLAGNQHNQIQALVTPASIRAAITIVTAVPILFVYPFLQKYFVVGLNLGSVKE
- a CDS encoding ABC transporter permease subunit, which produces MSDTVLDKPVKIQKTRKRRVDPEIGVSLSWKTLKMQKQLIFMSVPIAIYLIIFNYAPIWGWVMAFQNYRPALPFGKQEWVGLQQFKFLFEDDTFLMVLRNTIAMSFINLVLGTTTAIGLALLLNEIKIKFFKRIVQSISYLPHFLSWVIAAGIVATSLSIDDGIVNIILMKLHFIKEPIMWLSEGKYFWGIIGASNVWKEVGWGTIIYLAAITSIDPSLYEAASIDGAKRLQKMRYVTLPGIKATFVILLIMNIGHILDAGFELQYLLGNGLTVDWSQTIDIFVVKYGISMGNYSLATAAGIFKTIVSVILVFIANYIAKRLGEERLV
- a CDS encoding extracellular solute-binding protein; this encodes MHKKVKRSARALAVGVFTVALALSGCSSNNSNGNSANGATASPVANGDDNAPATFSVFLASPGQTPTEDNKILKLIKEKTGVSFNTELLVGDLQQKLGVMIAGGDYPDIMSGDDKLLNAKAYIPLEDLIEKYAPNLKKHYAGVWNQIKDETDGHIYVLPSYGVYQGKITEPTYQGPGFWLQKSVLEEMGYPTPKTLDEYFDIIAKYKEKHPDMIGFESLNFDWRVFPLQNAPEHLAGHPNDGGVVVDNNKAQIFADKDISKTYYKKLNVINAQGLMDKEAFVQNYDQYLAKIASGKVIGMFDQHWNFQDGETSLISQGKRENTYIGFPLLYPGAEEWYRDRGAVGTNRGLGISINAKDPVRIIKFLDQMITEDWQKTLQWGTKGEDYEVKEDGTFYRTPEERTNADQTSWQLANKITTMFGYMPKIQGTYSDGNAADAGTQPQEFFDSLKPSDQKILKAYNKKTWSEFFKEPKENNIYFPAYSIVLKDGSAAKLAQSKLNDLEVKYLPKAIMASPAEFDGVWQDYVDHIHKLDIKAYEDRINEGIQLRIKNWSVK
- a CDS encoding glycoside hydrolase family 95 protein, translated to MTSVEHKQQLWYSQPAREWNEALPIGNGRLGAMIFGGTAEEKLQLNEDSVWYGGPRDRNNEDALPHLPKLRSLILEGKLREAEELAAMSMAGTPEAQRHYLPLGELLLSFGGHGQPAEDYRRELDLESGVSRIKYRIGEVRYTRELLASFPDQAIVIRISSDHKNGVSLKARFNRHSWRYLEKTEKWQNNGLAMSGDCGGHGGSSFAAVLRAVTEDGKCQTVGEYLLVDRASSVTLLLAAGTTFRNPDPELHAKRRLEELSCVSYEELLARHITDYRGLYGRVALTLPENLHQSELPTDERLKRIQKGEEDNGMIATYFQYGRYLLISSSRPGSLPANLQGIWNDSFTPAWDSKFTININAQMNYWPAEICNLAECHEPLFHLIERMREPGRVTARVMYGCGGFTAHHNTDIWADTAPQDTYLPASFWPLGAAWLCLHLWEHYRFSQDRYFLAQAYETMKEAAQFLLDYLVEDEEGRLITCPSVSPENTYKLPGGESGVLCAGASMDFQIIEALFRACIRSAEIIGRDEAFREELVAALARLPRPKIGKYGQIQEWMEDYEEVEPGHRHISHLFALYPGDSFTVEHTPELAEAARTTLERRLVSGGGHTGWSRAWIINFWARLQDEGKAYANVRALLEHSTLPNLFDNHPPFQIDGNFGGAAGIAEMLIQSHAEGIKLLPALPQSWSAGSVKGLRARGGYTLDFAWAEGLITEAVVNCAVSGPCRLGGPGLDSVSFNGEAGSSYTFTR
- a CDS encoding family 43 glycosylhydrolase gives rise to the protein MTKKQGLNPYLPSWEYVPDGEPYVFEGRVYVYGSHDRFNGHAFCLNDYVCWSAPEENLADWRYEGVIYRTTDDPLNLEGSMCLYAPDVTVGPDGRYYLYYVLDKVPVVSVAVCDTPGGKYEFYGYVRYADGTRLGERKGDEPQFDPGVLTEGENTYLYTGFCAYGDPSRHGAMAMVLGPDMLTIVEEPVFVAPSQSYSKGSGFEDYEFFEAPSIRKRGDIYYLIYSSISMHELCYATSKHPTKDFKYQGVIVSNCDLHIDSYKPAGQPMYYGGNNHGSIVEINGEWYIFYHRHTNGMAFSRQGCIERIEFRGDGTIPQVEMTSCGPNGGPLEGRGEYPAYLACHLFCKDQEMYTGGFGRIGAWMDSRFPKITQDGMDGEEEIGYIANMTDSATAGFKYFTCEGVKKVKIKVRGYCQGIFEVKTSWDGPALGRIPVNFANVWEEYSTALVIPDGVQALYFTYTGTGGASLASFTLE